The Thermodesulfovibrionales bacterium genome includes the window CTTGGTAGCGAGCGAGAGAAGGGGGCCGGCAAGTTCGGAGGGGTCCCTGAAGCATTCCCAGTCGCACTCCCTGCACGTCCCTTTTCCGCGGACCGGTGGGGCCTTCAAGTCCGTTAACTGGCCGAGATTTTCTTTCCCACGGTACCCGCAGGGATAGGTGTTTCCGCTCCTGGCATCGATGAAGAAGAAATCGATGCCGCCCCGGCAAGGATAAGCGAAATCCTCCCCGCTCGTGTACTGACGCATCAGGGAGAAAAGGGCGCTCCGGGGAGAAAAGATCCGTATCTTCGACCGAAAGGCCGGAATCGTCTCGAAGAGTGCCCTAAAGAGCAGAGCCTTCTCGTCTGATGTGAAGCTTACCAGCGCCGAATCTGCAGCGGCACCATAGACGGCTGAAAGTTCTTCGCCACTCCCGACGCTCATCGGATAACAGGCATTCACGATCGTGAAGCCCATCTCGATCACCTTGTTATAGAACGTCCTGAAGGCCCACGCGAAAAACTCGTAGAACTCAACGGGATTTGCAATGCTCGGAGGAGTTATTGCCGCTATGCTCCGGGTGATCCCGATGTTTGCCGATGGATAGATGCCGTGATCGTGAAAGACCGGAAGCGCTTTTTCGATCCCCTCCACGACACCCTCAAGTCCTCTCATCGCCTCGTGGATCTCGGGTATGGAAGAGTCGATGCTTATCCAGAAGGTAT containing:
- a CDS encoding radical SAM protein; its protein translation is MLAGLVPFLSGRAPGQLVIQYTDMCNARCPQCGMRVTEQFRRSKLDVDAVKMTIDAAVEKGFRAISFTGGEPLLFLDEVAQLVKYARQAGIRYTRTGTNGFLFTRSGAPDYRDRIGRIADTLAESGLYTFWISIDSSIPEIHEAMRGLEGVVEGIEKALPVFHDHGIYPSANIGITRSIAAITPPSIANPVEFYEFFAWAFRTFYNKVIEMGFTIVNACYPMSVGSGEELSAVYGAAADSALVSFTSDEKALLFRALFETIPAFRSKIRIFSPRSALFSLMRQYTSGEDFAYPCRGGIDFFFIDARSGNTYPCGYRGKENLGQLTDLKAPPVRGKGTCRECDWECFRDPSELAGPLLSLATKPWVLARRIAMDRQYMRLWMEDIRYFSACDFFDCTKPPDISRLSRFAIFTK